The following are from one region of the Gloeomargarita lithophora Alchichica-D10 genome:
- a CDS encoding HU family DNA-binding protein, producing MNKEELVTEVASKAGTTKKVAESVLDATLEAIIDSVAEGQKVTLVGFGSFEARKRQAREGRNPGTGDPLHIPAKTVPTFSAGKLFREKVADGG from the coding sequence ATGAATAAGGAAGAATTGGTCACTGAAGTCGCCTCGAAAGCGGGGACAACCAAAAAGGTGGCTGAGTCGGTGTTGGATGCGACCCTAGAAGCGATTATAGACTCGGTTGCCGAAGGCCAAAAAGTGACCTTGGTGGGGTTTGGCTCTTTTGAAGCCCGCAAACGGCAAGCACGGGAAGGTCGCAATCCCGGTACCGGTGACCCGCTTCACATTCCTGCCAAAACTGTGCCGACGTTTTCCGCTGGGAAATTATTTCGCGAAAAAGTGGCTGATGGGGGTTGA
- the ispF gene encoding 2-C-methyl-D-erythritol 2,4-cyclodiphosphate synthase produces MPPFRIGNGYDIHRLVPERALILGGVSIPHSLGLLGHSDADVLTHAVMDALLGALSLGDIGHYFPPDDPQWAGADSVMLLTQVRGLVAHQGWQVANVDTVVVAERPKLKPHLPAMQARLALALGVMPDQVGVKATTNEQLGPVGREEGIAAHAVALLIPVSS; encoded by the coding sequence ATGCCACCATTCCGGATTGGTAATGGTTATGACATTCACCGGTTGGTGCCGGAGCGGGCATTGATTTTGGGGGGTGTATCCATCCCCCATTCTCTTGGTCTGCTGGGGCATAGTGATGCGGATGTGTTGACCCATGCGGTCATGGATGCCCTGTTGGGAGCCTTGAGTTTGGGGGATATTGGCCATTATTTTCCTCCCGATGACCCCCAGTGGGCGGGGGCGGACAGTGTGATGTTGTTGACCCAGGTGCGGGGTTTGGTGGCTCACCAGGGTTGGCAGGTAGCCAACGTGGATACGGTGGTGGTGGCGGAGCGACCCAAGCTCAAACCCCACCTCCCGGCGATGCAAGCCCGACTAGCCCTGGCTTTGGGCGTGATGCCCGACCAGGTGGGGGTGAAGGCAACGACGAATGAACAATTGGGACCGGTGGGGCGGGAAGAGGGTATTGCCGCCCATGCGGTGGCTTTATTAATACCTGTGAGTAGTTGA
- the rpmB gene encoding 50S ribosomal protein L28 → MARRCQLTGKKANNAFSVSHSHRRTKRLQEVNLQWKRVWWPEGRRWVRLRLSTQAIRTLQRRSLQAMAAAAGINLNQL, encoded by the coding sequence ATGGCACGGCGTTGTCAACTAACTGGGAAAAAGGCGAACAATGCCTTTTCCGTCTCCCACTCCCACCGGCGCACCAAGCGTCTGCAGGAGGTGAATTTGCAGTGGAAGCGGGTCTGGTGGCCGGAGGGGCGACGCTGGGTACGACTGCGGCTTTCCACCCAGGCGATTCGTACCCTGCAACGGCGGAGCTTGCAGGCGATGGCGGCGGCAGCGGGGATTAACCTGAACCAACTGTGA
- the trxA gene encoding thioredoxin, with protein sequence MSDAAPVTDVTFEQEVIHSPIPVLVDFWAPWCGPCRMVAPVVDEVAKEFEGRVKVVKLNTDDNPKIANEYGIRSIPTLMIFKGGQKVDVVMGAVPKTTLVKALQQHLSA encoded by the coding sequence ATGTCAGATGCAGCCCCAGTCACGGATGTAACCTTTGAGCAAGAGGTAATTCACAGCCCGATTCCGGTGCTGGTTGACTTTTGGGCACCCTGGTGCGGGCCGTGTCGCATGGTGGCTCCGGTGGTGGATGAGGTGGCTAAAGAGTTTGAAGGCCGGGTGAAGGTAGTCAAGCTCAACACGGACGACAACCCCAAAATTGCCAACGAGTACGGCATCCGTAGCATTCCCACTCTGATGATTTTCAAAGGCGGCCAGAAGGTGGATGTGGTGATGGGGGCAGTGCCCAAAACCACTCTGGTTAAGGCGTTACAACAGCATTTATCGGCGTAA
- the cobA gene encoding uroporphyrinogen-III C-methyltransferase produces MNPIVLVGAGPGSPEHLTLAARQALLQAEVVVYDTLVDPRILALLDPQVNTHSVQGLSQAEINDLLIHYYHNQQRVVRLKSGDPFIFGKATQELQALTAANCTYHVIPGISTITGAATLAGIPLTDRDWGHTVGVFTAHAPELLDWSALARMDTLVGLMGVNYLTTVQTKLLQNGRDSDTPAALVYRAGQVGQTTWTGTLAQLATQPAKAPSVLILGAGVKCRGLGQSHLPLQGKNILITRAAGSGSELEELLGQSGANVVSLPTLVVTPPPDWAPLDAALAQLEQFNWLILTSANAVDYFLKRLWHHQRDGRSLAHLKIAVVGEKTALNLQKWGLRADLIPPEFVADQLLTEFPQDCQDLRVLFPRVASGGREVLVQGLQERGAQVLEVAAYETGCPAEIRAFILDYLRQGLIDVLTFTSSKTVVHFWQLLAQAAPEQGQKWLNSSLIASIGPQTSRACERYFQRVDVAAKEYTLAGLVGAIVAYYRAPISGDNLG; encoded by the coding sequence GTGAACCCGATTGTCCTCGTGGGGGCTGGTCCCGGCAGTCCCGAACATCTGACCTTGGCCGCCCGCCAAGCCCTCCTACAGGCAGAAGTGGTGGTTTATGACACCTTGGTTGACCCCCGGATTTTGGCACTTTTAGACCCGCAGGTAAACACCCACTCCGTACAGGGATTATCCCAGGCTGAAATCAATGATTTGTTAATACACTATTACCACAATCAACAACGGGTGGTGCGCTTAAAAAGTGGTGATCCCTTTATTTTTGGTAAAGCCACCCAGGAATTGCAGGCATTGACTGCGGCCAACTGTACTTACCATGTCATTCCAGGAATTAGTACAATTACCGGGGCGGCCACCCTGGCGGGCATCCCCCTCACGGATAGAGACTGGGGGCACACCGTTGGGGTTTTTACCGCCCATGCCCCGGAACTTTTAGACTGGTCAGCCCTCGCTCGTATGGATACCCTGGTGGGCTTGATGGGAGTGAATTATTTAACAACGGTACAAACAAAATTATTACAAAATGGTCGGGATAGCGATACACCTGCGGCCTTGGTCTATCGGGCGGGTCAGGTCGGTCAAACGACTTGGACGGGGACACTGGCGCAATTGGCTACCCAACCGGCCAAGGCTCCCAGCGTTTTGATTCTGGGGGCAGGGGTCAAGTGCCGTGGTCTGGGGCAATCGCATTTGCCCTTACAAGGTAAAAACATTTTAATCACACGGGCGGCGGGGAGTGGCAGTGAATTGGAGGAATTGCTGGGGCAGTCCGGGGCGAATGTGGTGAGTTTGCCGACTTTAGTAGTAACGCCGCCCCCGGATTGGGCACCTTTGGATGCGGCTCTGGCGCAACTGGAGCAGTTCAATTGGTTGATTTTAACCTCTGCTAATGCGGTGGATTATTTCCTAAAACGCCTGTGGCACCATCAACGGGATGGGCGTTCCCTAGCTCACTTAAAAATTGCGGTGGTGGGGGAAAAAACCGCCTTGAATTTACAAAAATGGGGACTGCGAGCGGACTTGATTCCCCCGGAATTTGTGGCGGATCAATTATTAACTGAATTTCCCCAAGACTGCCAGGATTTGCGGGTGTTATTTCCCCGGGTGGCCAGCGGCGGGCGCGAAGTGTTGGTACAGGGATTACAGGAGCGGGGGGCGCAGGTGTTGGAAGTAGCGGCCTATGAAACCGGTTGTCCCGCGGAAATTCGGGCTTTTATTCTGGATTATTTGCGCCAAGGGCTGATTGATGTACTCACATTTACCAGTTCTAAAACCGTGGTGCATTTCTGGCAATTATTAGCCCAGGCCGCCCCGGAACAAGGACAAAAATGGCTCAATTCTAGTCTTATTGCCTCCATTGGCCCCCAAACGTCCCGTGCCTGTGAACGTTATTTCCAACGGGTGGATGTGGCGGCCAAGGAATATACTTTGGCCGGTTTAGTGGGAGCCATTGTTGCGTATTACCGTGCGCCAATTTCGGGGGACAACCTTGGATAA
- the cysS gene encoding cysteine--tRNA ligase, which translates to MTLTVYNSRTRQLEPLEPERDSIITMYVCGVTVYDFCHLGHARTYVVWDVVRRYLEHLEYDVHHVQNITDIDDKILKKAQAENVEMGHITEQYIKAYNEDMTRLNILPAQQYPRATESISDMIQLIQSLESLGYAYAVAGDVYYAVERFPRYGNLSHRNLEQMQSGASGRVDKEAKIKRHPLDFALWKSAKPGEPAWDSPWGPGRPGWHIECSAMVHKTLGASIDIHAGGSDLIFPHHENEIAQSEPITQKPLARYWLHNGFVTVDGEKMSKSLGNFRTIRDVLNHYEPMALRLLILQSHYRQPIECTPTALNAAQSGWQTLQQGAGVYDLQELATLNKTDCDPEILAQFEHGMDADFNTPIALAILFGLAKKLKRIDHKQYYSDKTHIPEGSYQLWQTFVYLAQNVLGLKFTPPAPITATTIDEDRATIQLFSDEIQELIRRRQQARQTKNYREADRIRQELTEKGFQIIDQPNGETLIVEQTR; encoded by the coding sequence ATGACCCTGACGGTTTACAATAGCCGCACCCGCCAACTCGAACCCCTAGAACCTGAACGGGATAGTATTATTACAATGTATGTGTGCGGAGTAACAGTCTATGATTTTTGTCACTTAGGTCATGCCCGGACTTATGTGGTTTGGGATGTGGTGCGGCGATATTTAGAGCATTTGGAATATGACGTTCATCATGTGCAAAATATTACCGATATAGACGACAAAATCCTCAAAAAAGCCCAAGCTGAGAATGTCGAAATGGGACATATTACTGAGCAATATATTAAAGCGTATAACGAAGATATGACTCGCTTAAATATCCTACCTGCCCAGCAATATCCGAGGGCGACAGAATCAATTTCAGATATGATTCAGCTTATTCAAAGCCTAGAATCCCTGGGTTATGCCTACGCTGTCGCTGGGGATGTTTATTATGCTGTCGAGCGTTTTCCCCGGTATGGCAATCTTTCCCATCGCAACTTGGAACAAATGCAATCGGGAGCCAGTGGCCGGGTGGATAAGGAAGCTAAAATCAAACGCCACCCCCTCGATTTTGCCCTGTGGAAATCGGCCAAACCGGGCGAACCGGCGTGGGATTCTCCCTGGGGACCCGGCAGGCCGGGTTGGCATATTGAATGTTCAGCAATGGTACACAAAACCTTGGGGGCAAGCATTGATATTCATGCAGGGGGCAGTGATTTGATTTTTCCCCACCATGAAAATGAGATTGCCCAGTCAGAACCGATTACCCAAAAACCCTTGGCTCGCTACTGGTTACACAACGGATTTGTGACTGTAGATGGGGAAAAAATGTCTAAATCCCTGGGCAATTTTCGCACGATTCGGGATGTGTTGAATCACTATGAGCCAATGGCTTTACGATTACTGATACTGCAATCCCATTATCGGCAACCCATCGAATGCACCCCGACCGCATTAAACGCCGCCCAATCTGGCTGGCAGACGCTTCAACAGGGCGCAGGGGTCTATGATTTGCAGGAATTAGCCACGCTCAACAAAACCGATTGTGACCCGGAAATTTTAGCCCAATTTGAACACGGGATGGATGCGGATTTTAATACTCCCATTGCCCTGGCTATTCTCTTTGGTTTGGCGAAAAAACTAAAACGAATTGATCATAAACAATATTATAGTGATAAAACTCATATACCAGAGGGTTCTTATCAACTTTGGCAGACTTTTGTTTATCTAGCCCAGAATGTTTTGGGGTTAAAATTTACACCCCCTGCACCGATAACAGCTACTACAATTGATGAAGATAGGGCAACCATACAATTATTTAGTGATGAAATTCAAGAACTCATTAGAAGACGGCAACAGGCTCGTCAAACTAAAAATTACCGAGAAGCCGACCGAATTAGGCAAGAATTGACGGAAAAAGGCTTTCAGATTATTGACCAACCCAACGGTGAAACCCTGATTGTGGAGCAGACCCGGTGA
- a CDS encoding ion channel, translated as MLFGLAYMMVAGVANARPGYFGDYFFFSVQTLGTIGYGNMYPEQTATNILVAFESLMGLFGVAMVTGLAFARFSRPTARVLFSKVAVVTQFNGVPTFMLRMANQRGNQILEAQVRVTCVRQEISPEGVEMRRFYDLALIRSETPIFFLTWLVMHPITPESPLYDLGLHRGNIPDEDVIFVVTLTGVDDTFSQTVHARYNYQIGEIIPEHHFRDVILPGRLHERVIDYTYFHQTLPDKNELNP; from the coding sequence TTGCTTTTTGGTTTGGCCTACATGATGGTTGCAGGGGTAGCGAATGCCCGTCCAGGATATTTTGGTGACTATTTCTTTTTCAGCGTCCAAACCCTAGGAACCATTGGCTATGGCAATATGTATCCAGAGCAGACAGCGACCAATATTTTAGTTGCATTTGAGTCGTTAATGGGGCTTTTTGGGGTGGCGATGGTGACCGGGCTGGCTTTTGCACGATTTTCTCGACCAACTGCCCGAGTTTTATTTAGCAAAGTAGCGGTCGTGACTCAATTTAATGGTGTCCCCACTTTCATGTTACGCATGGCGAATCAACGGGGCAACCAAATCCTGGAAGCCCAGGTGCGGGTTACCTGTGTCCGGCAAGAAATCAGCCCAGAAGGGGTTGAAATGCGGCGATTTTATGACCTAGCTTTAATCCGTTCAGAAACTCCAATTTTCTTTTTAACCTGGCTGGTGATGCATCCGATCACTCCAGAAAGTCCGCTCTATGATTTGGGTCTTCATAGGGGAAATATACCGGATGAGGATGTAATTTTTGTAGTCACATTAACAGGGGTTGATGATACATTTTCCCAGACGGTTCATGCCCGATACAATTACCAGATTGGTGAGATCATTCCTGAACATCATTTTAGAGATGTGATCCTACCAGGGCGATTACATGAACGGGTGATTGATTATACTTACTTTCACCAAACACTACCCGATAAAAATGAATTGAATCCCTGA
- a CDS encoding DUF3782 domain-containing protein codes for MDTPIRLEDIYDLFRASQEDLLRSRQEFDRRTEEFNRRSAEADQRAAEADQRAAQRAAEADQRAAQRAAEADQRAAEADQRAAEADQRAAEADRRLAQLEQTVGRTAKAVDALTTRWGRFVESLVEPAVVQLFQDRGIDVKEIYPRARTKRPGLAMEIDILAVNETEVVLVECKSRLSQDDVDEFMAKLTRFKQSFPHYQTYLVYGAVAGIEINEGVDRYASKKGLFVIQPTGDTVAIINSAEFQPRTW; via the coding sequence ATGGACACTCCTATTCGGCTAGAAGACATTTACGACCTATTTCGGGCTTCCCAGGAAGACCTACTGCGCTCCCGGCAGGAGTTTGACCGGCGCACTGAAGAATTTAACCGGCGTTCTGCCGAAGCTGACCAACGTGCGGCAGAAGCTGACCAACGTGCCGCCCAACGTGCCGCTGAAGCTGACCAACGTGCCGCCCAACGTGCCGCTGAAGCTGACCAACGTGCCGCTGAAGCTGACCAACGTGCCGCTGAAGCTGACCAACGTGCCGCCGAAGCTGACCGGCGGTTAGCCCAACTAGAGCAAACCGTTGGGCGTACTGCCAAGGCTGTGGATGCGCTGACCACCCGTTGGGGGCGTTTCGTGGAAAGTCTGGTGGAACCGGCGGTGGTGCAGTTATTTCAAGACCGGGGGATTGATGTAAAAGAAATTTACCCCCGTGCCCGCACTAAACGTCCCGGACTGGCGATGGAGATTGATATTTTAGCGGTGAATGAGACGGAAGTGGTTTTGGTGGAATGTAAGTCCCGTTTGAGCCAGGATGATGTGGATGAATTTATGGCAAAACTAACCCGTTTCAAACAGTCGTTTCCCCATTATCAAACCTATCTGGTTTATGGGGCGGTGGCAGGTATTGAAATCAATGAAGGGGTAGATCGTTATGCCTCCAAAAAAGGATTATTTGTGATTCAACCGACGGGGGATACGGTGGCTATTATCAATTCTGCTGAATTTCAACCCCGGACTTGGTAG
- the pgeF gene encoding peptidoglycan editing factor PgeF, producing the protein MTGHWHWHGDTHLTCDLLVSWGHQFGGRWGGQEFLSVTNYRLRQIHSGVVLPVTEIQPDTPGDGLISTQPGQALWVGSADCVPVLIGCTHTGRVAALHAGWRGTAANIITNAVYKLQYQGSVLGGLRIALGPAISGANYQVQDDVVSALAVTLVNPAQPTITHVIDRWQTEPKLLQPDGERWRLDLRRVQVQQLIQAGIAPDQIAVSPHCTYDDRERFHSYRREGKTQGQWSGIVSC; encoded by the coding sequence ATGACTGGGCATTGGCATTGGCATGGCGACACCCACCTCACCTGTGACCTGTTGGTGTCCTGGGGGCATCAATTTGGGGGACGATGGGGGGGGCAGGAATTTTTATCGGTCACTAATTACCGCCTGCGGCAAATCCATAGCGGCGTGGTGTTGCCGGTGACGGAAATTCAACCGGATACCCCTGGGGATGGGCTAATTTCCACCCAACCCGGTCAAGCACTTTGGGTGGGCAGTGCGGATTGTGTGCCGGTGCTGATCGGGTGTACCCACACGGGGAGGGTGGCGGCACTCCATGCGGGCTGGCGGGGTACGGCGGCCAATATCATTACAAATGCAGTATATAAATTACAATACCAGGGCAGTGTTTTGGGTGGGTTACGGATTGCCCTTGGCCCGGCGATAAGCGGTGCCAATTACCAGGTGCAGGACGATGTGGTATCAGCCTTGGCGGTTACGTTGGTCAACCCAGCCCAGCCGACGATTACCCATGTAATTGACCGCTGGCAAACCGAACCAAAATTATTGCAACCGGATGGAGAACGCTGGCGATTGGATTTGCGCCGGGTGCAGGTGCAACAGTTAATCCAGGCGGGGATTGCCCCTGACCAGATTGCTGTGTCCCCCCATTGTACTTATGATGACCGGGAACGATTTCACTCCTACCGCCGGGAAGGTAAAACCCAGGGGCAATGGTCAGGAATTGTTAGCTGTTAA
- the glpX gene encoding class II fructose-bisphosphatase, whose protein sequence is MDSTIGLEIIEVVEAAAIASAKYMGKGDKDGADQAAVEAMRVRMNQIYMRGRIVIGEGERDEAPMLYIGEEVGICTQPNAGEVCSLEELMEIDIAVDPCEGTNLVAKGQNGSMAVLAISEKGGLFAAPDFYMNKLAAPPAARNHVDIRKSATENLRILSECLGRAMEDLNVVVMDRPRHKDLIAEIRQCGARVRLISDGDVSAALCCAFAGTNIHALMGIGAAPEGVISAAAMRCLGGHFQGQLVYDPQVVKTPESEKWTRAGNVQRLQEMGISDPDRVYSAEELASGRTVLFAASGITPGVLMEGVRFFTGGVRTSTLVISTQSHTARFVDTIHLTGEPKVIQLR, encoded by the coding sequence GTGGATAGTACGATTGGGTTAGAGATTATTGAGGTGGTAGAGGCGGCGGCCATCGCTTCGGCCAAGTACATGGGGAAAGGGGACAAGGACGGGGCGGATCAAGCCGCTGTGGAAGCGATGCGGGTGCGGATGAACCAGATTTATATGCGGGGGCGGATCGTCATTGGGGAAGGGGAACGGGATGAAGCCCCCATGCTCTACATTGGCGAGGAGGTGGGGATTTGCACCCAGCCCAATGCCGGTGAGGTCTGTTCCCTAGAGGAATTGATGGAAATTGACATTGCCGTTGACCCCTGCGAGGGGACAAACCTGGTGGCCAAGGGGCAAAACGGTTCGATGGCGGTGCTGGCGATTTCGGAAAAGGGGGGATTGTTTGCCGCCCCGGATTTTTATATGAATAAACTGGCGGCTCCCCCGGCGGCACGCAACCACGTGGATATTCGCAAAAGTGCTACGGAAAATCTCCGCATCCTCTCGGAATGTCTGGGGCGGGCGATGGAGGATTTGAATGTGGTGGTGATGGATCGTCCCCGGCACAAGGACTTAATTGCGGAGATTCGCCAGTGTGGTGCCCGGGTGCGCCTGATCAGCGATGGGGATGTGTCGGCGGCGTTGTGTTGTGCCTTTGCCGGGACAAATATCCATGCCCTGATGGGGATTGGGGCGGCACCGGAGGGGGTGATTTCGGCGGCGGCGATGCGTTGTTTGGGCGGCCATTTCCAGGGGCAGTTGGTTTATGACCCGCAGGTGGTGAAAACCCCGGAAAGCGAAAAATGGACACGGGCGGGGAATGTCCAGCGTTTGCAGGAGATGGGGATCAGCGACCCAGACCGGGTGTATAGTGCCGAAGAACTCGCCAGCGGGAGAACGGTGTTGTTCGCCGCTTCGGGGATTACGCCGGGGGTGCTGATGGAGGGGGTGCGCTTTTTTACCGGTGGGGTGCGGACTTCTACCCTGGTGATTTCCACCCAGTCCCACACGGCGCGGTTTGTGGATACGATTCACCTGACCGGCGAACCCAAGGTGATTCAACTACGTTAG
- a CDS encoding glutamyl-tRNA reductase has product MPVIVVGLSHKTAPVAVREKLSIPEEDRVTAIQQLCSYPHIQEATVLSTCNRLEVYLVTPDTTQGMREVTVFLAEHSGIPLAQLRPYLFMLLHQDAVMHLLRVAAGLDSLVLGEGQILAQVKHCHKLGQDAKGTGTVLNRLLRGALEAGKRVRAQTSISSGAMSISSAAVELASLRVPHLHRARVTVVGAGKMARLLLTHLVAKGANRLTLVNRSAERAMELASQFPETQIHIAALEDLAKTLPESDVIFTSTAATEPLLHRGLLQSWLLPNQSLMLFDISVPRNVAADVNELPHVHTYNVDDLRQVVNRNQERRRQLVLEAEAILEEELDAFDTWWQSLETVPTLNQLRDKVEAIRAQELEKALSRLGADLTGKHREVVEALTKGIVNKILHDPMVQLRAQRDIAARKRALQTLHTLFNLNPEESLFQG; this is encoded by the coding sequence ATGCCGGTGATCGTGGTGGGGTTGAGCCATAAAACGGCACCGGTGGCGGTGCGGGAAAAGTTGAGCATCCCGGAGGAAGACCGGGTGACGGCCATACAGCAGTTGTGCAGTTATCCCCACATCCAGGAAGCAACGGTTCTCAGCACCTGCAACCGCCTGGAGGTGTACCTGGTCACTCCCGATACCACCCAGGGGATGCGGGAGGTAACGGTGTTTTTGGCGGAACACAGCGGCATTCCCCTGGCGCAGTTACGCCCCTACCTGTTTATGTTGCTACACCAGGATGCGGTGATGCACCTGCTCCGGGTGGCCGCTGGGTTGGACAGTTTGGTCTTGGGGGAGGGGCAAATTCTGGCGCAGGTGAAGCACTGCCACAAGCTCGGCCAGGATGCCAAGGGCACCGGAACGGTATTAAACCGGTTACTGCGGGGGGCGTTGGAGGCGGGCAAACGGGTGCGGGCGCAAACCAGCATCAGCAGTGGTGCCATGTCCATTTCCTCGGCGGCGGTGGAATTGGCCTCCCTGCGGGTACCCCACCTGCATCGGGCACGGGTGACGGTGGTGGGGGCGGGTAAAATGGCTCGGCTATTGCTCACCCATCTGGTGGCCAAGGGGGCGAACCGCTTAACGCTGGTGAATCGTTCGGCAGAACGGGCGATGGAACTGGCCAGTCAATTTCCCGAAACCCAAATCCACATTGCTGCCCTGGAGGATTTAGCCAAAACCTTGCCTGAATCGGATGTGATTTTTACCAGTACAGCCGCAACCGAACCGCTACTGCATCGGGGTTTGTTGCAGTCCTGGCTATTACCCAATCAATCCCTGATGCTGTTTGACATTTCTGTACCCCGCAATGTGGCCGCCGATGTCAATGAATTGCCCCACGTCCACACCTACAACGTGGATGACCTGCGGCAGGTGGTGAATCGGAACCAGGAACGGCGACGGCAGTTGGTGTTGGAGGCGGAAGCCATTTTGGAAGAAGAACTGGATGCCTTTGATACCTGGTGGCAATCTTTGGAAACCGTACCCACCTTGAATCAACTGCGGGATAAGGTGGAAGCCATCCGGGCGCAGGAATTGGAAAAAGCCCTCTCCCGCTTGGGTGCCGATTTAACCGGTAAACACCGGGAAGTGGTCGAAGCCCTCACCAAAGGAATTGTGAATAAAATCCTCCATGACCCGATGGTACAACTGCGGGCACAACGGGATATTGCCGCCCGTAAACGCGCTCTACAAACCTTGCATACATTGTTTAATCTCAATCCCGAAGAGTCCCTTTTCCAGGGGTGA
- a CDS encoding DUF2330 domain-containing protein, giving the protein MKRLFIALFSALLVVLSPAIAHACGAYFAAAVVGQTAIPQSSTARVIIYHEALRQGNSDKILGYRTIQMEANTVAGDVQKFVRIIPVPTVPKREQVRLGTLEAMNTLDALTSPRLELYQDTPWVSEYRIYGFLLAFLLAIGALIFLVFNPRTSRVSTRILNVLSILAFSIIALTSGLLIIPFNGYLGLFFLLVFLSLFGGFIYLIKNTRTHKLGTILGFVIFVGALLFVIPSYLGSTSTAGGALPDVAATVEIADQFTLGEYDITILSAKESDGLIQWLGAQNYQVPASAKPILQSYINDGLKFFVVRINLPEFKKQGGQFLRPIIIEYESKSPEVPYLLKLSTLNGGNKDQNLSITLLGSGHQLAQPLNYAFTPIPSDLISRKNQFSGRELPKFIENNFDDFYQAVLDQTHHKSEPIILEFVSDRLFSEQPDILFQEMLGSRVKEVAMQTSGITRFHVRYNRETAPEDLRFKFVEADGENAKIASFYSKHQLRLWSIGGYAFYGRYVMRECTRVGLACIPYGLKGAVQKENLQKLTGWSDAKIQRLQSQKS; this is encoded by the coding sequence ATGAAACGCCTTTTCATTGCCTTATTCAGCGCATTGCTGGTGGTGTTGAGTCCCGCCATCGCCCACGCCTGCGGAGCCTATTTTGCCGCCGCTGTGGTCGGCCAAACGGCCATCCCCCAGAGTTCCACCGCCCGGGTGATTATTTACCACGAAGCCCTACGCCAAGGGAATAGCGATAAGATTTTGGGCTACCGCACCATTCAAATGGAAGCGAATACGGTGGCCGGGGATGTGCAAAAATTTGTCCGCATTATTCCGGTGCCCACGGTTCCCAAGCGAGAACAGGTGCGTTTGGGCACGTTAGAAGCCATGAATACCTTGGATGCGCTCACATCCCCCCGGTTGGAACTTTATCAAGATACCCCCTGGGTGTCAGAGTATAGAATCTACGGATTTTTATTAGCTTTTTTATTAGCTATCGGTGCTTTGATTTTCCTGGTTTTTAATCCCAGAACCAGCCGGGTTAGCACCAGAATACTGAATGTTTTATCCATCCTGGCTTTCAGTATTATCGCTTTAACAAGCGGATTGCTTATTATTCCATTTAATGGTTATTTGGGTCTGTTTTTTTTATTGGTTTTTTTGAGTTTATTTGGCGGTTTTATTTATCTCATCAAAAATACCAGAACTCATAAATTGGGGACTATTTTGGGGTTTGTAATTTTCGTAGGTGCCTTATTATTTGTTATTCCCAGTTATTTAGGTTCTACGAGTACGGCGGGTGGTGCTCTTCCTGATGTGGCGGCAACTGTTGAGATTGCGGATCAATTCACCTTGGGAGAATATGATATTACTATTCTCAGTGCTAAAGAATCCGATGGTTTGATCCAATGGTTAGGGGCACAAAATTATCAGGTGCCCGCATCAGCTAAGCCGATTTTGCAGTCCTATATCAACGATGGCCTAAAGTTTTTTGTGGTGCGGATAAATTTGCCTGAATTTAAGAAACAGGGTGGGCAGTTTTTACGTCCGATTATCATTGAATATGAATCCAAATCACCGGAAGTCCCCTATTTACTCAAATTAAGTACGTTGAACGGGGGAAATAAAGACCAGAACTTGAGCATTACCTTGCTGGGAAGTGGCCATCAACTGGCTCAACCATTGAATTATGCTTTTACCCCGATACCCAGCGACTTGATTTCCAGAAAAAATCAATTTTCTGGGCGGGAATTACCCAAATTTATTGAAAATAATTTCGATGACTTCTATCAAGCCGTCTTAGACCAAACCCATCACAAATCTGAGCCAATTATCCTTGAATTTGTGAGTGACAGATTATTTTCTGAACAGCCAGATATTTTATTCCAAGAAATGCTTGGCTCAAGGGTGAAGGAAGTTGCGATGCAAACTTCGGGAATTACCCGTTTTCATGTGCGATATAACCGGGAAACTGCTCCCGAGGATTTACGGTTTAAGTTTGTGGAAGCAGATGGGGAAAACGCTAAAATTGCTTCGTTTTATTCCAAGCACCAGCTCCGGCTATGGAGTATTGGGGGGTACGCTTTCTACGGTCGTTATGTGATGCGTGAATGTACCAGGGTAGGCTTGGCCTGTATCCCCTATGGGCTAAAGGGGGCGGTACAGAAGGAGAATTTACAAAAACTTACCGGCTGGAGTGATGCCAAAATTCAACGACTTCAGTCGCAAAAATCTTGA